In the Arachis ipaensis cultivar K30076 chromosome B10, Araip1.1, whole genome shotgun sequence genome, one interval contains:
- the LOC107622313 gene encoding ubiquitin-like protein 5 codes for MIEVVLNDRLGKKVRVKCNDDDTIGDLKKLVAAQTGTRADKIRIQKWYTIYKDHITLKDYEIHDGMGLELYYN; via the coding sequence ATGATCGAGGTGGTTCTGAACGATCGATTGGGGAAGAAGGTTCGCGTGAAGTGCAACGATGACGACACCATCGGCGACCTGAAGAAGCTGGTTGCAGCTCAGACGGGAACGAGGGCCGATAAGATTCGCATCCAGAAGTGGTACACCATCTACAAGGATCACATCACCCTCAAAGATTACGAGATCCACGACGGCATGGGCCTCGAACTCTACTACAACTAA
- the LOC107622315 gene encoding BTB/POZ domain-containing protein At5g03250 has product MSFMKLGSKSSEAFHLEGQTWVCSTGLPSDVTVEVGEISFFLHKFPLLSRSGLLKKLIEELSGDDGYVCTFQLHDIPGGAKTFELIAKFCYGLKIDITPLNVVSLRCAAEYLEMTENYGEGNLVSQTEAFLNEVFGTWPDSIKALETCEEVLPFAEDLHVVSRCIDSLAMKACSDPSLFKWPVGGCKSQDNAMANGISTEIKPQPQGDNWWYYDVSLLSLPLFKRLILAIESKGMKPESVAGCLIYYLRRFLPLMNRQSSFKDKSHATIPTTSEADQRALLEEIVELLPNKRGVTSSKHLLRLLRTAMILRASPSCKENLEKRVGAQLDQAVLVDLLIPNMGYSVETLYDVDCIHRILDHFMSIYLPASVTASPLILEEGTLIAADDPLTSMTMVASLLDGYLAEVASDANLSLSKFQALAVAVPDYSRPLDDGIYHAVDIYLKAHPWLTDTEREQLCRLMNCQKLSIEASTHAAQNERLPLRVIVQVLFFEQLRLRTSISGWFFVSDNLANSQDQSGNLGLHRSDGNHQLDSAGGTDNVRERLLQIEKECSEIRNELQKLTKTKRSWNIFSRRFGFRRKTDSSSSKESNSTNAKTQSSTVNGKPNRESS; this is encoded by the exons ATGTCATTCATGAAGCTGGGATCAAAGTCTTCTGAAGCATTTCATTTGGAAGGCCAGACATG GGTATGTTCAACAGGACTTCCAAGTGATGTTACAGTTGAAGTTGGCGAGATTTCTTTCTTCCTCCACAAG TTTCCATTGCTTTCTAGAAGTGGACTGCTGAAGAAACTCATTGAAGAATTGTCAGGCGATGATGGATATGTTTGTACCTTTCAACTTCATGATATTCCTGGTGGTGCAAAAACATTTGAGCTTATAGCCAAGTTCTGCTATGGTCTAAAAATAGATATCACGCCATTAAATGTAGTTAGCCTCAGATGTGCAGCAGAATACCTCGAAATGACTGAAAATTATGGCGAAGGGAATCTTGTTTCGCAGACAGAAGCTTTTCTGAATGAAGTTTTTGGTACTTGGCCAGACTCCATAAAAGCCCTTGAAACATGTGAGGAAGTGCTACCTTTTGCCGAAGACCTGCATGTTGTTTCAAGGTGTATTGATTCCTTGGCAATGAAGGCTTGTTCGGATCCAAGCTTATTCAAGTGGCCAGTGGGTGGATGTAAAAGCCAAGACAATGCAATGGCGAATGGAATTTCCACTGAGATAAAGCCACAACCTCAAGGTGATAATTGGTGGTATTATGATGTGTCTTTGTTAAGCCTGCCCTTGTTTAAACGACTGATTTTAGCCATTGAATCGAAAGGTATGAAACCTGAAAGTGTCGCAGGATGTCTCATATATTACCTTAGGAGGTTTCTCCCCTTGATGAATAGACAATCAAGTTTCAAGGATAAATCACATGCAACCATTCCCACAACCTCTGAAGCAGATCAAAGGGCTCTGTTGGAAGAAATTGTGGAGTTGCTTCCAAACAAGAGGGGGGTCACATCCTCCAAACATCTGCTTAGGTTGCTCAGAACAGCCATGATATTGCGTGCAAGTCCATCCTGCAAGGAAAATTTGGAGAAAAGGGTAGGAGCTCAACTAGACCAGGCTGTGCTCGTCGATCTTCTCATTCCAAATATGGGATACTCAGTTGAAACCCTCTATGATGTAGATTGCATTCATAGGATTCTTGATCACTTTATGTCTATATACCTCCCTGCATCTGTAACAGCTTCCCCACTAATACTCGAAGAGGGAACATTGATAGCTGCAGATGATCCATTGACGTCGATGACAATGGTAGCAAGCTTGTTAGATGGATATCTTGCTGAGGTGGCTTCAGATGCTAATTTGAGCTTGTCTAAGTTCCAGGCACTTGCTGTTGCAGTTCCGGATTATTCTAGGCCACTTGATGATGGTATATATCATGCAGTAGATATTTACCTTAAG GCACATCCGTGGCTGACAGATACTGAAAGAGAGCAACTTTGCAGACTGATGAACTGCCAAAAACTCTCAATTGAAGCAAGCACTCATGCAGCGCAAAATGAAAGATTACCTCTCCGTGTAATTGTTCAAGTCCTGTTCTTCGAACAGCTTCGGCTTCGCACGTCAATATCCGGCTGGTTCTTTGTTTCTGACAATCTTGCAAACTCACAAGACCAAAGTGGAAATCTCGGCCTCCATAGGAGTGATGGTAATCATCAACTGGACTCTGCAGGGGGAACAGACAACGTGAGAGAACGTCTCTTGCAGATCGAGAAGGAATGCTCAGAAATTCGAAATGAGCTGCAGAAGTTGACAAAGACAAAGAGAAGTTGGAACATTTTCTCTAGAAGGTTTGGCTTTAGGAGAAAAACAGATTCTAGCAGTTCAAAAGAATCAAATAGCACTAATGCAAAGACACAATCGTCCACTGTAAATGGAAAACCAAATCGGGAAAGTAGTTGA
- the LOC107622316 gene encoding protein PLASTID TRANSCRIPTIONALLY ACTIVE 12 has protein sequence MASNSIHSNLLPKSPFNHFQTSSYLVGSFPAGILQVRVGFSNSRRVPSYSCIKCEKKDDYNIEHVSVERPPYYSYMDSTSGQLEPASGARASVPEQEYWPEGTASQVRAARAPLPGGESSSSPSYGSQPGSRRKNYKTAAASSSSIDVESSDPAPSDEASLVESTEDAQDSSSEFVVYQSEPEEEEEAGYDLDKKIGNPHPFIDPRVKKKIEGTLPEEELWWNWKKPEKEQWSRWQRRKPDADTVFLKAMAETGQVKLYGEHPTLTETSLYRARRHLYKEERLQAEEDRLEEIGPMAYYSEWVKAWKGDTSREAIQKHFEETGEDETAQLIEMFSHQTDREYRVMMGTDVRIKRDPLAMRMKEEQIKQIWGGDPVYPTVNYIQDPNEVIDYRGPDFHEPTPNMLSYLMEHGHVITREELNTILAKEKPEQHVVTDVDEAMAKAVDIGENDDEEDSDVEDEEEGEGEEEEEKITRNWSVLKSTPELRQSKPKPKKDGPMSLDEAIDDSENLTDFLMDFGEEE, from the exons ATGGCTTCCAATTCCATTCATTCCAATCTCCTTCCCAAGTCTCCCTTCAATCACTTCCAG ACATCATCCTACTTGGTTGGTTCATTCCCTGCTGGGATTTTGCAAGTTAGAGTTGGTTTCAGCAATTCAAGGAGGGTTCCTTCATATAGTTGTATAAAATGTGAAAAGAAAGATGATTATAATATTGAGCATGTATCTGTTGAGCGTCCACCTTACTACAGTTACATGGACTCCACCTCTGGCCAGCTTGAGCCGGCCTCCGGTGCTCGAGCAAGTGTTCCAGAGCAAGAGTATTGGCCTGAGGGAACTGCTAGTCAGGTGAGGGCTGCCAGGGCGCCTCTGCCAGGTGGCGAATCGTCAAGTTCTCCGTCTTATGGTAGCCAGCCTGGAAGTAGGAGGAAGAATTACAAAacagctgctgcttcttcttcaagtaTTGATGTAGAATCGTCTGACCCTGCACCATCTGATGAGGCTTCTTTGGTTGAATCCACTGAGGATGCCCAAGATTCTTCTTCTGAGTTTGTTGTTTATCAGTCAGAAccggaggaagaagaagaggcggGATATGACCTTGATAAGAAAATTGGAAATCCTCACCCGTTTATTGATCCAAGAGTTAAAAAGAAAATAGAGGGCACACTTCCTGAGGAAGAACTATGGTGGAACTGGAAGAAGCCAGAGAAAGAACAATGGTCCAGGTGGCAAAGGAGGAAACCAGATGCTGATACG GTTTTCCTGAAAGCCATGGCAGAAACTGGGCAAGTAAAGCTTTATGGTGAGCACCCAACATTGACAGAAACGTCTCTTTACCGAGCAAGACGCCATCTTTATAAGGAAGAGAG GCTTCAGGCTGAGGAAGATAGACTGGAAGAGATTGGTCCGATGGCATACTATTCAGAATGGGTAAAAGCATGGAAAGGGGACACATCTCGTGAAGCTATTCAGAAGCATTTTGAAGAGACTGGTGAAGATGAAACTGCTCAACTAATTGAAATGTTCAGCCACCAAACTGATCGGGAGTATCGCGTAATGATGGGAACTGATGTGCGTATTAAAAGGGATCCTTTAGCAATGCGAATGAAGGAGGAACAGATAAAGCAAA TATGGGGTGGAGATCCGGTTTACCCAACCGTGAACTATATTCAAGATCCAAATGAAGTGATCGACTACAGGGGACCGGATTTCCATGAACCAACACCAAATATGCTGTCTTATCTGATGGAG CATGGACACGTTATTACAAGGGAGGAACTCAACACTATTCTGGCAAAGGAGAAGCCTGAACAGCATGTG GTGACAGATGTAGATGAAGCTATGGCGAAAGCCGTTGACATTGGTGAAAATGAT GATGAAGAGGATAGTGATgttgaagatgaagaagagggagaaggagaggaagaggaagagaagatTACTCGTAATTGGAGCGTCTTGAAAAGTACTCCTGAGCTTCGCCAGTCAAAG CCAAAACCAAAGAAGGACGGTCCTATGTCTCTGGATGAGGCTATAGATGATTCTGAGAACTTGACTGATTTCCTCATGGACTTTGGAGAAGAAGAATGA